GTGGATGACGCACGACCGTATAAGCGCCGCGAACCACGACCGTACGATTGGCCGGCACAATGCCAAAGCTTTTTCCCAGGGAGAGCAGGCTGTACAACATGGCGGCCAATCCCAGCACCTGCAGGGAAGACGACCATCCCATCCATGGGGTGTGGCCGGCCGGTTCCGGTTGAAGAGTCATGGAAAGAAGGACCGTGCCGACCGGAATCAACCAGTCCCAGAGAGAACGGTCCACCGGCACGCTTTGCCGGCGGGTTAAAAAGAAAAAAAACAGCAAAGAATTAAAAAGGATCAGCCCCAAACTAAAGTGGGAACGAGTCTGCATGAAGGCTAAAAAGGAGATGGCCACAAATCGCAGCCAGAAAAGGGCGAGAAAAATATTGATCGGCAATTGCAAGAGTTGACGAAAGCTAGCCAAGGCCGGACGGCTCACGGTCTCCGCGACGATGGTAAGCCGGTCGCCGACGCTCAGCTGAGCCAACGGCAGAACGCCGGTTTTGGCTTCGATCACTGAATGGGCTTCCTGCACAGGCGCCAGCAGACGGTTGGCCTTGACGGCGGTGTACCTGCTCAATATGGTACCGTCCTGGGCGAGAAAAACAACATCGATGGGAAAGGGCAAAGCATAGGTATGTATGCTCGAACAGGGCAGGAGATGGAGCGCCGAATGAGAAAGGGTCTGCTCATCCAGGGCAAACAGGCCGGCCAATCGGGAGGCGAGCGTGGCGGCGGCGACCACAGGAACCGGATGGTCGACCGCCCGGGACAGGTTCCTCAACGCCATAGGGTTACCATACCTTGAGCAGCAGGATTTGTTGTTTAGGAATTTGCCGCTGTCGTTTGGGTTGTTTAGCGTCTTCCCGGTCGTCGATATGAACGGTCAGCCATCGATCGGCGACCTCCGATAAAAACCCGCACTGAGTCTCTCCGTTACGCAGAGTGGCCTGCAGATAGGGATGGTTGCGCTGCGCCGACAGAGCGGGCCAGGCCTGGATAATCTGATCATCGATGTAAACGGCCCGCGGGGCGGCCTTGGGCGGGCCGCTGCGGTGCATGGTGTGGCTGCAGTTCCACAGCACAAGACCGACCACGCAAAAAACCAGAAAGATTCGAAGGATGGCATTCATAACCTCTCCATTGATTTTCACTTCAACCGACACAGGACTGAATAACTGTATGCTTATTTAGGTAAAAGTTGCGTAAAGGATTTCGTCAACGTGATCGCGCCCGGGCCCAACAAGACGATGAACAGAGCCGGCAGAATGAACAACACCAACGGCAGTAACATTTTCACCCCCGCCTTGGCCGCCTGCTCCTCCGCCGCTTGGCGAACACGGGTACGCAATGAATCCGCCTGGGTGCGCAGGGTGTCGGCGATGCTGGTTCCTAATCGATCCGCCAAGACCAATGCGCCGACAAGTATCCGCAGGCTTTCCACTTTATTGCGCTCCGCGAGCCGGCGCAGGGCCTTCTCACGTGTAAATCCAGTGCGCATCTCCTGATTCACCAGCAACAGCTCCTCGGAGAGCGGCAGGCTACGCAGTCGAATATCCTGTCCAACCCGCAACAGGGCGGCATTGAGGCCGAGCCCCGCTTCCACGCTGATGACAAGAAGATCCAAGGCGTCCGGAAGTCCGGCGGCGATCAGATGCTGTCGTTTGCGAATTTTAAGCCTGAGCACGATATCAGGTAGTGCAAAAGCAAGAACGGCCATGAGCAGGCTGATTGCCAGCACCTGCCCCATCGACCGTCCAGTGAAAGCGGCCAGCAACCCATACACCAGGGCGAAAAGCAAGGCCAGGCCGATTTTAATCGCTAGATACAGACGCACGCTTTTTTCACTGACAAATCCGGCTTGGTTGAGTCTTCGCTGAAGCCGTGCCGCATAGCGGGAATCCGGGTGATAGATGCCGCCCGCTCGGCTCAAGAGCTGGTCCAACCAAAGTCCGGTCGAAGCTTTTTTCCGGACAATTTGTTCCCGATCCGTCGTTCTATCCTTCCCGCTCAGCTGCCGCAGGCGCTGGGCGGACGGGTCCAGTTTCTTGCGAAAAAAATTCAGAGAAAGGATCGTCAACAGAAAGACGGAAAAGAAAATCAATAAAAGATAAACAGGCATCCGGCACCTCAATCAAAATTCAGGCGAACGATTTTTCGGATGATCAGAAAACCTAAAATTTGCAAAGCGCCTCCCAGCAGCAGCATGTAGTGACCGACTTTTTCCGTGAACAGCGGCTTGAGATAATCAGGGTTCAGGCTGCTGATGAGCAGCAGAAAGACTATAGGCAACAAACCGAGGATCCAGGCCGACAAGCGTCCCTGCGCGGTATACACCTGGATCTGTCCCATGAGCTTGAACCGCTCACGGATGGTGTAGCTTATCTTCTCCAGAATCTCAGTCAGATTGCCGCCCGTTTCGCGCTGCAAAAGCACAGCGGTGACGAATAATTTCAGATCCGGGCTCGGCACCCGTTCGGCAAAATGCACCAGGCACTCTTTGAGAGGCCTGCCCAGGTTGTGTTCCTCAAAGGTTTTGTTGAATTCGGCGCCCACCGGATCGGGCGCTTCCATGGCCACCAGTTGCATCGCCTTGCTGAAGGCGTGACCGGCGCGCAAGGCGCCGGTCATCATATCAATGGCGTCGGGAAATTCGCGGCTGAAGGATTTCATCCGTCGGTTAATCCGCATGATCACCAGCGAGGCCATTAGCAAGCAGGACGCCGTTCCCAGGACCAGGCCCAACGCCGGATGTTGCATCTGCAAGCCGATGAGAACGCCCAGCATAAACAGCACCGCCATCAAAATCAATCCCTGTCCCACCCTCGGCTCCATATCCGCCTGAACCAGGATTTTCTGAATTTTTTTTGAAAGGCTCACTTTCTCCAGCACCCGATTCAGCAGTGGGATGCGCGACATTTTGACATCTCGGATGACGAACGGGGCAGCGGCACGCTTGGTTTTTTGAGTTTCCTCAAAGGCTTCAATGCGGTTGCCGATCTGATAACCGGAGGACAGAAACCGTTGATAAAACCAAAAATAAAGCGCGATGCCGGTGAAACTGACTGAAAAAAAAGTGGCGGCAACAATAAAAGAGATCATGGCGTTGACTCTTCATCCAGTTGTTCAAATCCAGGTTCGAACAGGGCGGAAGGCAAGCGGACGCCCGCCGCCTCCAACTGTTCTATGCATTTAGGCATGATGCCCGTTGTATTAAAAACGCCGAGAACCTTGCCGTCCTCGCGTACTCCGACCTTTTCAAAACAAAAGATATCCTGCAAGGAAACGGTATCACCCTCCATACCGGTGATTTCGGTCACCTTGACCACTCTTCGGGTTCCGTCGCTGAAGCGGGCGATTTGAATCACGAGGTTGATGGCGGAACTGATCTGTTCGCGCATGGCCCGGTCGGTGAGATTGGCGCCGGCTAAAAGGATCATCGTTTCCAGTCGCCGCAGAGCGTCGCGCGGAGAATTGGCGTGCATCGTGGAAAGCGATCCGTCGTGCCCCGTGTTCATGGCCTGGAGCATGTCCAGCGCTTCGGCGCCGCGCACTTCGCCGACGATGATGCGGTCTGGCCGCATGCGCAACGCGTTGCGTACGAGATCACGCTGGGTGATGGCGCCCTTCCCTTCGATATTCGGCGGCCGGGTCTCCAGACGAACCACATGATCCTGCTGCAATTTCAATTCCGCCGCATCCTCAACGGTGACGATCCGTTCTGTCGCCGGAATGAATTGCGACAGCACATTCAAAAAAGTCGTTTTGCCCGAACCGGTTCCGCCGGAAACAATGATGTTGAGCCGCGATTTAACCGCCCCCTGAATCAGAGCGGCCATAGCCGATGTAAGGGCATGATTGGTGATCAAGTCGTGCATGGTAAAATTGCGCACGCTGAACTTGCGGATCGACAGAATGGGGCCGTCGAGCGCCAACGGCGCAATGACCGCGTTAACGCGGGAGCCGTCAGGCAAACGCGCATCGACCATCGGGCTTGATTCATCTACCCGTCGACCCACCTGAGAGACGATCCGGTCGATGATGTGCAGCAGGTGCAGATCATCCTTAAAGACCGTTTGCGTTCGCTCCAATTTGCCGAATCGTTCCACATAGACCCGTTTATAGGTATTCACCAAAATATCCGAAATCGTGGGATCGGTCAACAGGGGTTCCAACGGCCCCAAGCCGAAAATTTCATTCAGGATCTCATCCGCCAACCGCTCCCGCCCTAGCTCCGAGTTCATTTCCGTCTCTTCGGCCATCAACGATTCCACCGCTTCCCTCACCTGCTCGCGCAGCTCATCCTTGGAAACGGCGTCGATTTTTTTCAAATCGAGCCGGTCGATCAAAAGGCGATGAATTTTTTCCTTCACCTCATAATACTGCGGTCCGATGAACGGCGTCGCCTCAAACCGCACCGTTGGCTGCGGTTCCTCGGTCAACGTCAGAGTTGATTCCGTGAACGACCGTTCCTCATCCTGCTGAAGCCGCTGCAACAATCCCATCACTCACTCCATGACGATAAAAGTTTTCGTAGCCGATTCGGTTTGTTAGCAGCCGCTGATCCTGCCGGTACGGCATCAAGGTTGCCGTTGAACCGGTCCAGCATCTCCGCGAGGCTCACGCTGAAGCGGCCTTTCGGCATCCTCCGACTCATGGGCATGCCCTCGTTGATGGAACGAATCATGGCGCCATACTCCTGATTGGGAATGCGCCAAAAGACCGGATGGCCGATGGAGTTTTCCACCGCCTCCAGGTCAAGCACCTCATGAGCGACGTAGCGATTCATCACCAGAAAAACTTTGTCGCGATCATATCCCAGACGGCGAAACAGCTCGATGCAGCGCTTGGCGTTATAGATCGAAGGCACGTCAAAATTAGCTACAACCAGGATCAAATCCGACTCATCCAGCAGGCGGATGTTGATCTCGTCGAAAACCGGCCGGATGTCCACCACAATGTAATCAAACAAAGACCGAAGCAGGGAGAGTAACTGCTCCATATGCGCCGGTTTGATCGCATCCGCCTCCTCGATGCCGGCGGGACCGCCCAGGAAAGAGACCTCGGCCGATGATTTAGCCAATGTGCTTTTCAGCAAACCCAAATCGATATTATTGAAATTGTTGATGATGTCCAGCACAGAAAATTTCGGCTTGCAGTTCAAGTAAAGCCCGGCATGGCCCAATTGAAAATCCGCATCCAGCAATAAAACATCTTTCAGGGTGCGTTGCGCGATGGCCACGGCTAAATTGACCGCAATCGTAGTGGCTCCAACCCCTCCCTTGACGCCAAACACGCTGATCACTTTACCGTTGACGGAGCATGCCCCTGATCTGTTTTTCAACCGCAAGGCGGCGTGAATGCCGTTTTTCACTTCTTCACTGCGAAACGGCTGCAGCCAGAACTCCCGCGCACCAAGGCGCATGGCGCGGATGATCAGCTCAGGGGAAGCCTTCGGCGCTGTGACGAACAACATGCAGTGCGGATGGGCATGGGAGATTTTTTCCGCCAGCTTGAGCGCTAAATCCTCCGAAGGATAGAGGCTCAGAATGATCACATCCGGATCGCTTTTTTTAATCTGTTTTAAAGCCATGGACAGATCCGTCATCGTAACGATGACGCCGACCTCGCGAATCTCCGCGAGCAGCAACTTTAAATTGCTCGCGGTTGGCTCATCCGTATCGAGAATCAATATGCTCAGTTCTTGTTTCATCATTCGCAACAGTTAGATCCCTAAAGGGGCGGCGATGTTCTGGCGATCGCCGTCATGCTTATTGCACCAATTTTACGCCGTAAAGCAGAGAGTATCCGCCGCCGTAATCGCCGTTGGTGATCAACTCGATAAACCGACCGGTCACATTCTTGCCGCTGATCTCTTCAAGGAAAAAGGCCGCCAATCCGATGCAGGCGATCTCATTCCGGCCAGATTCCGGCGGCGAATCGGGATCGTACAGCGGAATCTTGATCACGCGGGGACTGGACAGTCCAGGGTAATCGGAATCCACAAGACGATTATTCTGCCATCGTGCGTCCGCATCCGCCGCAATCAGATCCGATACCGCTTGGGCCGTCGGCCCCACCATGTTGCCCGGCTCCACTTGCAAAATATCCCCGATGTAGGTGAAATGACGAGAACCGGAACGGATGTTCTCCTCGTAAACACTGGCGCCGGTTTCAGGATCGCCGCGATTGATAGGAGGAAAATCAATGGGATAAAAAAAGCTGGGATCCGTGGCCGGCGCACTGATGTTGCCCGCCTTGATCGTCACTACTTGACCCACCTGCCAGCCGAATTTGGGAACGCTCCATGGCCGTAATCCGTTGGTGCCGTGCAACGTTCCTATCTCTGCGGTTGCCGACACGGCGAGAGGAATCTCCTCGAGGCCGAACAGGGGCGAAAAATGCAACGGCACTCGGCGCACGGCCTGAACCCGAATGCGGCGGGAGGAGGGAAAGGTGACATCACCCATTGATATCTGCACCGCTTGATTCATGCAATCATTGCGCCGCGCAAAATGAATCGAGGTCTCGGCGGCGACATCGGTGCCGTACGGCAACTGGGCGGCCCCGGCCAATGCGGCCGCATCCACCGCGGTCTGCAGCTGCGCATGTGCGGTCAGCAGGCAGCTGATGTCCACCGCCAGAGCGGCGAACCCTAAAAGGGCCAGCAGCCCGGCGACGCTTAAAACCAGCATGTTGCCGGTTTCATCTGTCATCAGTTTTCGCATGTTCATTTTACTCATCATCCATGAGTGACCCCCGATCCTTCCGGAAAGCAGGACCAGGGAAAGCGGAACCGTTTTTTCAGATTCAGGGCAGTTCCATCGCTTGAACAATCTGTGGGCTGACCATGATCAGCAGTTCACTCTCCTTATTCACGTATCGATGGCTGCTGAACAGCTTGCCCAGCACGGGTATGGAACCCAATACGGGTATTTTGCTTATGGTTTTAGCGGTTTCATTGGACATCAGGCCGCCGATGATGAGATATTGATTCTCCCGCAATTCCACCCTCGATTCGGCACGACGCGCATTGATGTTGGGAATGCGAAATCCGCTCAACAGGACGCCGTTTTCAAAGTCCAGGCTGCTCACCTCTGCAGTCACCTTGATGTTGACCATGCCCGAGTCCAGCACTGTAGGCGTGAAAAAAAGTTTGATGCCGTATTCTTCAAATTGAATCGTCACCGTTTGCATGCCGGCGGAGCCAGAGACAATGGGCACCGGAAATCGGCCGCCAGCCAGAAAACTTGCTTCCGTGCCGTCCATCACGCACAGATTGGGCTTGGCCAAAACCGTCAACAGATTTTTTTCTTCCAAGGCTTTGATGATGGCACTGACATTTTGGGTGGGGATGTTGACGAAAAAATCAACGACCTCGCCGAGGCCGAGCGGATCAGAGGGCGCGCTCACCTTGCCTGCATAGCTGGCCATCTGGACCAGCTCCGATCCAACATGGAGATTGCTCTTGATCGCGTCAATGCCGAACTCTTTGAGGTTGTTTTTGTTGACTTCGACAAACCGCACCTGCAGCATGACTTGGTGCCGGCATCGCTCGGGTTGCACTGTCAGCCGAAATTGATGCACGCGATCCTGCTCATCCCAAACCACCAGGCTGGTGACGCCGGCGGATTTGCCGTTCAACAGTATCTGAGTGGACGAAGTGACGGAGGCGTCGGCGATGTCCGTATTGGCAATGGAGACCCGTCGAATGGATGTATCGAAATCCATCACATGGGACTGGCCGAGATAAACCGTAAGATGATCCGGGGCGGATTCGGAATAAACCTGCGCCCCTACCAGCATCAAAGCAATCAAGTACTTTCGCATAACCACCACCTGATGATAATATATCGTCAACAGTCAAACATCATTTCGGTTTTGCTTCTTTAGCCTTGCCCCCTTGCAGAACCACCTCGGAGCGGACATTGGAGCGCAACATCTCGATCACCTGTTGGGGCTCCTCGACGTCCGCCTCGGAGGCGTCCGACACGACGGGGGCGGCCGCCTGCGGCGCCGGCGCGGATACAACAGCGGTCGGCCGGGTGTTGGTGATCAACTGCTGCAGCCGAATGCCGTTGGAGGACGCGGTGGCGCGATCTACCAAGTTGCGCAGCGTCAACTGCAGCTTGCCTTCGTTGCTGGCCAGGGCCAGTTTTTCTGCCTGTTCCGGCAACACCAGCAGAGTGACAGATTGCACCGTGACCGCTTCATCATCGTTCTTTCTAAAGGTCTGGTCCACGGCCAACACTTCGATATCCTCCAAAATGATGCGGGTAGTGGCCTCTTCTTTTTTGCTCGAAGGCGTGATGGTTACCAAAACATCGACATGGGTGTGCGGCAAGATAAACCCACTGACGCCGCTGACGACGTTCACCGCCACTGTCATGGCGCGCATTCCCGGCGGAATCAGACCCAAAAAGCCACCGGCCGACCCCCTGGGCGCCAGTTTGGATTCCAGAATGGCCTCGCCGGTGCAGATATCCATCTTAACCACACGGCCGACCACAGAGTCGATCACGTCGAAGGTTTGTCCCGTGACCAGATCCCTGGGCCAATCCGTTAAGCGCAGCATTCCCGCCTCAAGTTTGCTGCCCATGGGCAGGCTGGTTGTCGCCACCACCACTTTGGTCACCGCCGCTTGCGGGTGAATAACGATCTGCTTTTGCCGCTGCAGGTATCGATAGACGCCCAACGTCGCAATCAGACCGGTGATGATGGCTATTGGAATCATCCATTTGGGTTTAAGTAGAAACATAACGCCGCCTCCTTCATCCTTCCCAATGCATGGTCGCGCTGCGCGATAGTCGAAACGAAGTGTTTAGACCCGGCAGGGCGGCGCCGGTGATGGCCGTATAAGTCATGGAAACCGTCACCCGAATTTCGTTGGCCGAATTAGGCCCAAGGATCGAAACAGAGGCGCCGGTGATGTTGCCGGCCGCAAGGGTGTTTTGGGCTGCAGCGCGCGCTTTGCTGAAATCCGATCCGCTGATGGCTGCTACCCGGGCGCCTTCCCGCGCCGCGCCGGTCAACACGTTTACTGTCATCCACAGCCTGCCGAATTCGATCACGGCAAAAAGGATGAGCGCGAAAACCGGCAATACCAACGCGAACTCCACCACCGATTGTCCATGATCGTTTGCCCGGTTTTTTCGACACAGTCTGAAAATTTTCACAGCCAAACCTCCAGAGGATGGATGCCCAAAGTTAGCATCGTGCCGATGGCGATGGCCCACCCATACGGCAAGGTGTCGGAAAGCGCTGGTTCCTGCAACGACGTCTGCGGCAGCCAACGCAATGCTCTATTCTGTCGGTGAATCCACCACAAAGCCAACAACCCTCCGCTGAGGGCGGTAAAAAACAGCACCGATCCGATCAACCGCACTCCCACCGAAGCGCCCACCGCCGCTGCCAGTTTGACATCGCCGCCTCCCAATCCGCCCAACAAATAGACGGGCAGTAGGATCCCTGCGCCGACCGTCATTCCGGCCATGGAGAGATAAACACCCGACCAGCCGTGGCTGAGATATTGCGACAGCGCCCCGATGGCCAAAAGCGGAAAAGTGATAAAATTGGGAATCCGCCGCCACCGCCCGTCGTAATAGATCACACCCATCATAGCCGTTAAAAGTATCAGTAAGAAAAAAAGACGCATGACTATTTGTCCGAATGTGTCACGACGTGCGCACATCGATCGACGCACGTCGTGAATTGAGAATTTGGTTAGATCGCAGTGGCGACGTTGTTGATGACGCCGGTGATATTCACGCCCAATAACGTCAAAGCGACGATCGCGACAATCGCAATCAACACCAAGATGAGCGCGTACTCGGACAACGTCTGACCTTTCTGCTGATCGAACAAGCCTTTGAGAAGCCGTTTGATGGTGAACATGTTGCATCTCCTCTTTTGTAGTGAGTGAGTATGGGGAATTTACTGGCTGCAATTTTTTATTCAACTTTTATGCCAATGATCACATTTTTTTAACATGCTAATTTTTATAAACAAACAGCAATGCCGGTCCGCCGTGCGCTTCAATTCCATTTCATTTTGTAATACAAAAGCTTTCATTTTGAAATGAAACCAGACCGGCATGGTCTCTCTATGGAAATCAGGTTGAGGTGATGAATCGGTTGCGAGGAAAGGAACGGCGGATGATCGGGAGGCCTATTGCGGTATTAGATGGATCACACTAATTTGTGCTTCTCGCTTAAGCGAATCTAAAAAATCTTTATGCTGTTTCTGTTTTTTTTCCCCCACCCATTGTTGCACCAATTCTCCACGCACCTGGTCAAACGGACGCGTCTCTTTTTCGCGACTGATCACTAAAATATAGTGATCCGCTTTTTCATCCCACACATGTTGAACCACGCCCAACGGCGCGGTAAAGACGATCTCATCGAGCAGCTGCGGCAGATGGCCGCGCAGCACGTTCTGATACAAACCGCCGTTTTTCCCGGATTGTGAGTCGTCCGAATATTTTCTCGCCAGTTTGGCGAAATCCACAAAAGATTTAATCTGATACTCGAGCTCCTCCAACTGGCTTCTTCGGCTCGAATCCGATTCCGCCCGATTGATCACCAGAAGATGCCGGAAGGTGGCTGTCCGTTCCTGCTCATAGAGAGCCCGCAGCTCCCGCTCCTCGATCTGCACAGGCTGATTTTTAACCTGTTCCGCCTGCTTTTTCAGAACCAGATCCTGAGCGAGCCGCAGTTGCAGCTGCCGTACCGTGAGGCCGTCCTGCGCCAACCGGCGGCGAAAGGCCTGCTTGCCGCCGTTTTGTCGCACCAGCCGCTGCAGAGCCGTGTCCAGCT
This genomic stretch from bacterium harbors:
- a CDS encoding CpaF family protein translates to MGLLQRLQQDEERSFTESTLTLTEEPQPTVRFEATPFIGPQYYEVKEKIHRLLIDRLDLKKIDAVSKDELREQVREAVESLMAEETEMNSELGRERLADEILNEIFGLGPLEPLLTDPTISDILVNTYKRVYVERFGKLERTQTVFKDDLHLLHIIDRIVSQVGRRVDESSPMVDARLPDGSRVNAVIAPLALDGPILSIRKFSVRNFTMHDLITNHALTSAMAALIQGAVKSRLNIIVSGGTGSGKTTFLNVLSQFIPATERIVTVEDAAELKLQQDHVVRLETRPPNIEGKGAITQRDLVRNALRMRPDRIIVGEVRGAEALDMLQAMNTGHDGSLSTMHANSPRDALRRLETMILLAGANLTDRAMREQISSAINLVIQIARFSDGTRRVVKVTEITGMEGDTVSLQDIFCFEKVGVREDGKVLGVFNTTGIMPKCIEQLEAAGVRLPSALFEPGFEQLDEESTP
- a CDS encoding response regulator/pilus assembly protein; translated protein: MMKQELSILILDTDEPTASNLKLLLAEIREVGVIVTMTDLSMALKQIKKSDPDVIILSLYPSEDLALKLAEKISHAHPHCMLFVTAPKASPELIIRAMRLGAREFWLQPFRSEEVKNGIHAALRLKNRSGACSVNGKVISVFGVKGGVGATTIAVNLAVAIAQRTLKDVLLLDADFQLGHAGLYLNCKPKFSVLDIINNFNNIDLGLLKSTLAKSSAEVSFLGGPAGIEEADAIKPAHMEQLLSLLRSLFDYIVVDIRPVFDEINIRLLDESDLILVVANFDVPSIYNAKRCIELFRRLGYDRDKVFLVMNRYVAHEVLDLEAVENSIGHPVFWRIPNQEYGAMIRSINEGMPMSRRMPKGRFSVSLAEMLDRFNGNLDAVPAGSAAANKPNRLRKLLSSWSE
- a CDS encoding type II secretion system F family protein — protein: MISFIVAATFFSVSFTGIALYFWFYQRFLSSGYQIGNRIEAFEETQKTKRAAAPFVIRDVKMSRIPLLNRVLEKVSLSKKIQKILVQADMEPRVGQGLILMAVLFMLGVLIGLQMQHPALGLVLGTASCLLMASLVIMRINRRMKSFSREFPDAIDMMTGALRAGHAFSKAMQLVAMEAPDPVGAEFNKTFEEHNLGRPLKECLVHFAERVPSPDLKLFVTAVLLQRETGGNLTEILEKISYTIRERFKLMGQIQVYTAQGRLSAWILGLLPIVFLLLISSLNPDYLKPLFTEKVGHYMLLLGGALQILGFLIIRKIVRLNFD
- a CDS encoding Flp family type IVb pilin, whose product is MFTIKRLLKGLFDQQKGQTLSEYALILVLIAIVAIVALTLLGVNITGVINNVATAI
- a CDS encoding pilus assembly protein, whose product is MKIFRLCRKNRANDHGQSVVEFALVLPVFALILFAVIEFGRLWMTVNVLTGAAREGARVAAISGSDFSKARAAAQNTLAAGNITGASVSILGPNSANEIRVTVSMTYTAITGAALPGLNTSFRLSRSATMHWEG
- a CDS encoding type II secretion system F family protein, producing MPVYLLLIFFSVFLLTILSLNFFRKKLDPSAQRLRQLSGKDRTTDREQIVRKKASTGLWLDQLLSRAGGIYHPDSRYAARLQRRLNQAGFVSEKSVRLYLAIKIGLALLFALVYGLLAAFTGRSMGQVLAISLLMAVLAFALPDIVLRLKIRKRQHLIAAGLPDALDLLVISVEAGLGLNAALLRVGQDIRLRSLPLSEELLLVNQEMRTGFTREKALRRLAERNKVESLRILVGALVLADRLGTSIADTLRTQADSLRTRVRQAAEEQAAKAGVKMLLPLVLFILPALFIVLLGPGAITLTKSFTQLLPK
- the cpaB gene encoding Flp pilus assembly protein CpaB; protein product: MFLLKPKWMIPIAIITGLIATLGVYRYLQRQKQIVIHPQAAVTKVVVATTSLPMGSKLEAGMLRLTDWPRDLVTGQTFDVIDSVVGRVVKMDICTGEAILESKLAPRGSAGGFLGLIPPGMRAMTVAVNVVSGVSGFILPHTHVDVLVTITPSSKKEEATTRIILEDIEVLAVDQTFRKNDDEAVTVQSVTLLVLPEQAEKLALASNEGKLQLTLRNLVDRATASSNGIRLQQLITNTRPTAVVSAPAPQAAAPVVSDASEADVEEPQQVIEMLRSNVRSEVVLQGGKAKEAKPK